In the genome of Chryseobacterium oryzae, one region contains:
- a CDS encoding four helix bundle protein, producing MHNFRELEVWKKSISLCKQYYIISKSFPKDELFGLTSQSRRSLYSIPSNIAEGAGRDSNPQFCQFLNIALGSSFEFETQIIISYDLDFIKKDDFDLLISEIRHVQNMIIKLKQNYSK from the coding sequence ATGCATAATTTTAGAGAATTGGAAGTTTGGAAAAAATCAATATCGCTTTGTAAGCAGTATTATATTATTTCTAAAAGCTTTCCAAAGGACGAACTCTTTGGTTTGACATCCCAATCCAGAAGAAGTCTTTATTCAATTCCTTCAAATATTGCAGAAGGTGCAGGAAGAGATAGCAATCCGCAGTTTTGTCAATTTCTAAACATTGCATTAGGTTCTTCATTTGAATTCGAAACTCAAATTATAATTTCCTATGATTTAGATTTCATTAAAAAAGATGATTTTGATTTACTAATATCCGAAATAAGACATGTTCAAAACATGATAATAAAATTAAAGCAAAACTATTCAAAATAG
- a CDS encoding thiolase family protein has product MKTAYIVKGFRTAVGKAPKGSLRFTRPDVMAATVIEKLMAELPQLDKNRIDDLIVGNAMPEAEQGLNVARLISLMGLNTDKVPGVTVNRYCASGSEAIAIASAKIQAGMADCIIAGGTESMSYIPMGGYKPVPETDIAKTNPDYYWGMGYTAEEVAKQYNISREEQDQFAFESHMKALKANQEGRFANQIVPIPVEYNFLDENQKIQTKKFDFSVDEGPRADTSVEGLSKLKPVFAQGGSVTAGNSSQMSDGAAFVMVMSEEMVKELGLEPEARLVAYAAAGLEPRIMGMGPIYAIPKALKQAGLELKDIELIELNEAFASQSVAIKKDLGLNPDILNVNGGAIALGHPLGCTGTKLTVQLLDEMRKRGNKYGMVSMCVGTGQGAASIFELL; this is encoded by the coding sequence ATGAAAACAGCATATATAGTTAAAGGGTTCAGAACTGCCGTTGGAAAAGCACCAAAAGGAAGTTTAAGATTTACAAGACCCGATGTAATGGCAGCTACCGTAATCGAAAAATTAATGGCTGAGCTTCCCCAATTAGACAAAAACAGAATTGATGACCTTATCGTAGGAAATGCAATGCCGGAAGCAGAACAAGGTCTTAATGTTGCCCGTTTAATATCCTTAATGGGCTTAAACACAGACAAAGTTCCCGGAGTTACCGTAAACAGATATTGTGCATCCGGAAGTGAGGCAATTGCAATTGCTTCTGCAAAAATTCAGGCAGGAATGGCAGATTGCATCATTGCAGGGGGAACAGAATCTATGTCTTACATTCCAATGGGGGGTTATAAACCGGTTCCTGAAACAGACATCGCAAAAACCAACCCAGATTATTACTGGGGAATGGGTTACACAGCGGAAGAAGTTGCCAAACAATACAATATCTCAAGAGAAGAACAGGATCAGTTTGCTTTTGAATCTCATATGAAAGCTTTAAAAGCCAACCAGGAAGGCAGATTTGCCAATCAGATTGTTCCTATTCCTGTCGAATATAATTTCTTGGATGAAAACCAGAAGATTCAGACTAAAAAGTTTGATTTCTCAGTAGATGAAGGTCCAAGAGCAGATACCTCTGTAGAAGGATTATCAAAACTAAAACCTGTATTTGCCCAAGGAGGAAGCGTAACCGCCGGAAATTCTTCTCAGATGAGTGATGGTGCAGCTTTCGTAATGGTCATGAGCGAAGAAATGGTGAAAGAATTAGGTCTTGAGCCTGAAGCTAGATTAGTAGCTTACGCTGCGGCAGGACTTGAACCGAGAATTATGGGAATGGGACCTATTTACGCCATTCCGAAAGCGTTGAAACAGGCTGGTTTAGAACTAAAAGATATTGAGTTAATAGAGCTTAACGAAGCATTTGCATCACAATCTGTTGCGATTAAAAAAGATCTAGGCTTAAATCCTGATATTTTAAATGTAAACGGAGGAGCCATTGCTTTGGGTCACCCGCTTGGATGTACCGGAACTAAACTAACCGTTCAGCTTCTTGACGAAATGAGAAAACGCGGAAACAAATACGGAATGGTTTCTATGTGCGTAGGAACAGGACAGGGAGCAGCTTCTATTTTTGAACTGTTATAA
- a CDS encoding MarR family winged helix-turn-helix transcriptional regulator, which produces MDQNNKEKIENIDLILKQTWISVQKMYSDLAQEYDSTAVQALTLLKIDPKEGTRSTNLGPKMAIEPTSLTRIIKLLEDNGYIYKEKTTSDKREVIIKLTEKGLNSRNLSKEVVVNFNKKVMEKISLEKLEIFKEVMTEIMKISNDLNNKK; this is translated from the coding sequence ATGGATCAAAATAATAAAGAAAAAATAGAAAACATTGATTTAATTCTGAAACAAACCTGGATTTCGGTTCAGAAAATGTATTCAGATCTTGCACAGGAATATGATTCTACTGCTGTACAGGCACTTACACTTCTAAAAATAGATCCTAAAGAAGGCACAAGAAGTACCAATCTAGGTCCAAAAATGGCAATAGAACCTACTTCTCTTACAAGAATTATTAAGCTTCTTGAAGATAACGGATACATTTATAAAGAAAAAACCACTTCCGATAAACGTGAAGTAATTATAAAACTTACAGAAAAAGGACTTAATTCCAGAAATTTATCTAAAGAAGTAGTGGTTAACTTCAACAAAAAAGTGATGGAGAAAATTTCTCTTGAAAAACTAGAGATATTCAAAGAAGTGATGACGGAAATTATGAAGATTTCTAATGATCTAAACAATAAAAAATAA
- a CDS encoding 3-hydroxyacyl-CoA dehydrogenase/enoyl-CoA hydratase family protein, with product MKRRIKHVTVLGSGIMGSGIAAHFANIGVQVSLLDIVPFELSEAEQKKGLTKEDKAVRNRIASENFEKLKKASPALLYSPKFADRIKVGNFDDDLPKIKDTDWIIEVVVERLDIKKSVYEKIEQFRKPGTLISSNTSGIPIHFLTEGRSEDFKQYFAGTHFFNPVRYLPLLEIIPTTDTLPEVIDFYMNYGAKFLGKTTVLAKDTPAFIANRIGVFSIMDLLHNVQKLGLTVSDVDKLTGPVIGRPKSATFRTADVVGLDTLVHVANGVHQSGTEANDFNDVFELPAYIQKMMDNKWLGSKTEQGFYKKVKGADGKSEIHGLNLDTLEYELQGKSSFPTLELTKNIDKPIDRFKVLIGGKDKAAELYRKSLGALFAYVSNKVPEIADEIYKVDDAMRAGFGWENGPFEIWDAVGVQKGIELAEATGYKVSDWVKNMASKNETFYKVNDDGQTIFFNEKASSYDQIPGQDAFIILDNIRKNKTLWSNSGAAIEDLGDGIINFEIRSKMNSLGGEVLDGLNRAIDLAEKEYDGLVIGNQGANFSVGANLAMILMMAIEQDWDDLNMAIAYFQKSMMRVRYSSIPVVVAPHGLTLGGGCEMTMHADRVVAAAETYIGLVETGVGVIPGGGGTKELTLRTSREFHKDDVKNNRLRDVFMNIAMGKVATSAYEAYDMGILEYGKDIVTVDKRSQIKKAKMLAKSLAENGYTQPIEQKVKVLGKDALGMFYVGTDQMLTGNYISEHDKKIADKLANVMVGGNLSEETIVTEQYLLNLERETFLSLCGERKTLERIQYMLQKGKPLRN from the coding sequence ATGAAAAGAAGAATCAAACACGTTACAGTTCTTGGTTCAGGAATTATGGGAAGCGGTATTGCTGCACATTTTGCCAATATTGGGGTACAGGTGTCGCTCTTGGATATCGTTCCTTTTGAACTCAGCGAAGCAGAACAGAAAAAAGGTTTGACTAAAGAAGACAAAGCGGTAAGAAACCGAATTGCTTCCGAAAACTTTGAAAAACTGAAAAAAGCAAGTCCTGCACTACTCTATTCACCAAAATTTGCCGACCGTATAAAAGTTGGAAATTTTGATGATGATCTTCCTAAAATAAAAGATACAGACTGGATTATTGAGGTAGTTGTAGAAAGACTTGACATTAAAAAATCGGTTTACGAGAAAATTGAACAGTTCAGAAAACCCGGAACACTTATCTCATCCAACACTTCCGGAATTCCTATTCACTTTTTAACGGAGGGAAGAAGTGAAGATTTTAAACAGTATTTTGCCGGAACTCACTTCTTTAATCCTGTAAGATATCTTCCACTTTTAGAAATTATTCCAACCACCGATACACTTCCGGAAGTCATTGATTTTTATATGAATTACGGGGCAAAATTCTTAGGAAAAACTACCGTTTTAGCCAAAGATACTCCGGCATTTATCGCCAACAGAATTGGGGTTTTCTCTATTATGGATTTGCTTCACAATGTACAAAAATTAGGTTTAACAGTTTCTGATGTTGATAAATTAACCGGTCCTGTGATTGGCAGACCAAAATCTGCCACATTCAGAACTGCAGATGTTGTAGGTTTGGATACTTTGGTGCATGTAGCCAACGGTGTACACCAAAGCGGAACAGAAGCTAATGATTTTAATGATGTTTTTGAACTTCCTGCCTACATCCAAAAAATGATGGATAATAAATGGTTAGGCTCAAAAACAGAACAGGGCTTTTACAAAAAAGTAAAGGGTGCAGATGGCAAATCTGAAATTCATGGGTTAAATCTTGATACCTTAGAATATGAACTTCAGGGTAAATCATCTTTCCCTACTTTAGAATTAACAAAAAATATTGATAAACCAATTGACAGATTTAAAGTTCTAATCGGTGGAAAAGATAAAGCCGCAGAACTCTACAGAAAATCTCTGGGAGCTTTATTTGCATACGTTTCTAACAAAGTTCCCGAAATTGCCGATGAAATCTACAAAGTAGACGATGCAATGCGTGCCGGATTCGGATGGGAAAATGGTCCTTTTGAAATATGGGATGCTGTCGGCGTTCAGAAAGGTATTGAACTGGCAGAAGCAACAGGTTACAAAGTTTCAGATTGGGTGAAAAATATGGCGTCCAAAAATGAAACATTCTATAAAGTAAATGATGACGGGCAAACTATTTTCTTTAACGAAAAAGCTTCATCTTATGATCAGATTCCGGGTCAGGATGCATTCATTATTTTAGATAACATCAGAAAAAATAAAACACTTTGGAGTAATTCCGGAGCTGCAATTGAAGATCTTGGTGACGGAATTATCAACTTTGAGATTCGTTCTAAAATGAATTCTTTAGGTGGGGAAGTTTTGGATGGATTAAACAGAGCAATAGATTTAGCCGAAAAAGAATACGATGGCTTAGTAATAGGAAACCAAGGTGCCAATTTCTCGGTAGGAGCCAATTTAGCGATGATTTTGATGATGGCTATTGAGCAAGACTGGGATGATCTGAATATGGCGATTGCCTATTTCCAAAAATCTATGATGAGAGTACGCTACTCTTCTATTCCTGTGGTAGTTGCACCTCACGGATTAACGCTTGGCGGTGGTTGCGAGATGACCATGCATGCAGACCGGGTGGTTGCAGCAGCAGAAACGTATATTGGCTTGGTAGAAACCGGTGTGGGCGTAATTCCCGGTGGTGGCGGAACAAAAGAGCTTACTCTGAGAACGTCAAGAGAATTCCATAAAGATGATGTTAAAAATAACAGACTTAGAGATGTTTTTATGAACATCGCAATGGGAAAAGTTGCAACTTCTGCTTATGAAGCCTACGACATGGGAATCTTGGAATACGGAAAAGACATTGTAACAGTTGATAAGAGAAGCCAGATTAAAAAAGCAAAAATGCTGGCTAAAAGCTTGGCAGAAAATGGTTATACACAACCTATAGAACAGAAAGTAAAAGTTTTAGGTAAAGATGCCCTTGGAATGTTCTACGTAGGGACAGATCAAATGCTTACCGGGAACTATATCTCTGAACACGACAAGAAAATTGCAGATAAACTGGCCAACGTAATGGTGGGCGGAAATCTTTCTGAAGAAACAATAGTTACCGAACAGTATCTTCTGAATCTTGAAAGAGAAACTTTCTTATCGCTCTGCGGTGAGAGAAAAACTCTGGAAAGAATTCAGTACATGTTACAGAAAGGAAAACCGTTGAGAAATTAA
- a CDS encoding acyl-CoA dehydrogenase family protein — MATVKGGEFLIKEIPANEIFSLEELNEEQKMLRDSIREFIDREVIPHHERFEHKDYALTEECMRKLGEMGVLGVAVPEEYGGLGMGFVTTMLACDAASGANGSLATAYGAHTGIGTLPILLYGTEEQKKKYLPDLAAGTKFGAYCLTEPDAGSDANSGKTRAKLSEDGKHYIINGQKMWISNAGFADTFTLFAKIDDDKNITGFVINRSELEDPNSLTFGEEEHKLGIRSSSTRQVFFNDMKIPVENLLGERNNGFKIALNALNVGRIKLAAANLDGQRRILNHSLQYSSERKQFGVSINTFGAIRKKLAEMATGVFVSESGSYRAAKDVEDKIAELVAGGMNHQEAELKGVEEYAVECSILKVYVSDLTQHTADEGIQVYGGMGFSEDAPMEAPWRDSRIARIYEGTNEINRLLAVGMLIKRAMKGELDLLSPAMAIGKELMGIPSFEVPDYSAFMSEEKAIIANLKKVFLMVSGAALQKYMMDIEKQQHLLLNASEILNQIYMAESTVLRVEKHFAADSVETAIAQLNLYKAVEKIIVAAKEGIVSFAEGDEQRMMLSGLRRFTKYTNHPNVVALTEKVAAHFIEKGNY, encoded by the coding sequence ATGGCAACAGTAAAAGGTGGTGAATTCCTGATTAAGGAAATTCCTGCAAACGAAATTTTCAGTCTTGAAGAACTGAATGAAGAACAAAAAATGCTTCGCGATTCTATCCGTGAATTTATTGATAGAGAAGTAATTCCGCATCACGAACGTTTTGAGCACAAAGATTATGCGCTTACGGAAGAGTGCATGAGAAAGCTGGGCGAAATGGGAGTTTTAGGAGTTGCCGTTCCCGAAGAATATGGTGGTTTAGGAATGGGCTTTGTAACTACTATGCTTGCCTGTGACGCAGCTTCCGGAGCCAATGGTTCATTGGCAACAGCTTATGGCGCACACACCGGAATTGGAACTCTGCCAATTTTACTTTACGGAACTGAAGAACAAAAGAAAAAATACCTACCGGATTTAGCGGCAGGAACAAAATTTGGAGCTTATTGCTTAACCGAGCCGGATGCAGGTTCAGACGCCAACTCCGGAAAAACCAGAGCAAAACTTTCTGAAGATGGTAAACACTACATCATCAACGGGCAGAAAATGTGGATTTCAAATGCCGGATTTGCAGATACATTTACCCTTTTTGCAAAAATTGACGATGATAAAAACATTACAGGTTTTGTAATCAACAGAAGCGAACTGGAAGATCCCAATTCTTTAACATTTGGGGAAGAAGAACACAAATTGGGGATTCGCTCCTCTTCTACCCGTCAGGTTTTCTTTAATGATATGAAAATCCCAGTGGAAAACCTTTTAGGCGAAAGAAATAACGGATTTAAAATCGCATTGAACGCTCTTAATGTGGGCAGAATTAAATTAGCTGCCGCAAACCTGGACGGGCAGAGAAGAATTCTTAACCATTCTCTTCAATATTCTTCAGAAAGAAAGCAGTTTGGGGTTTCTATCAATACTTTTGGAGCCATCAGAAAAAAATTGGCCGAAATGGCAACAGGTGTTTTTGTTTCTGAATCTGGATCATACAGAGCAGCAAAAGATGTTGAAGATAAAATTGCAGAACTGGTAGCCGGAGGAATGAATCATCAGGAAGCTGAGCTGAAAGGTGTAGAAGAATATGCTGTAGAATGCTCTATCTTAAAAGTATATGTTTCTGATCTTACACAGCACACAGCAGACGAAGGTATTCAGGTTTACGGAGGAATGGGCTTCTCTGAAGATGCGCCAATGGAAGCACCTTGGAGAGATTCCAGAATTGCAAGAATCTATGAAGGAACCAACGAAATCAACAGACTTTTAGCCGTTGGAATGTTAATTAAGAGAGCGATGAAAGGAGAACTAGACTTACTGTCTCCTGCAATGGCAATCGGCAAAGAATTAATGGGAATCCCATCGTTTGAAGTTCCTGATTATTCAGCATTCATGAGCGAAGAAAAAGCTATTATTGCGAACCTTAAGAAAGTATTTTTAATGGTTTCGGGAGCTGCTCTTCAGAAATATATGATGGATATCGAGAAACAACAGCATTTATTACTGAATGCTTCTGAAATTTTAAACCAGATTTACATGGCAGAATCTACAGTTTTAAGAGTAGAAAAACATTTTGCTGCTGATTCTGTAGAAACTGCAATAGCACAATTGAATCTATATAAAGCCGTTGAAAAAATCATCGTAGCTGCCAAAGAAGGAATTGTTTCTTTTGCAGAAGGTGATGAACAGAGAATGATGCTTTCAGGTTTGAGAAGGTTTACAAAATATACAAACCATCCAAATGTGGTTGCATTAACAGAAAAAGTGGCTGCCCATTTTATTGAAAAAGGAAATTATTAA